A genomic window from Oryctolagus cuniculus chromosome 12, mOryCun1.1, whole genome shotgun sequence includes:
- the LOC100355644 gene encoding C2 calcium-dependent domain-containing protein 4A, with protein MWCLERLRWSPERLLRSGDGFFPGRARLGRPRAPAAFTNVLTPDRIPEFCIPPRLEPSLALAALRNSWSEEAGTDESAGRTDWDPRSQAALSLPHLRRARTAYGFCALLESPHIRRKESLFLGSRGAAALRRRAHTYGGGGRGGGGGDGALQPQRCPRALSAALATSPAAPGGHHPPQEALAPRLRGRCLLRAPHGLLSRALRVRGSPGLDRARSVSSGDEDEERGADPGAPAPASPSPPPGPRPERLEAEGTVALGRAGCALRLAAEYCPGSGRLRVRLLRAEGPAGGGPEPRAVCCRVSLVLQAPGSARKPRRAVLGRSRKGALDQDFCFDGLTEEQVRRLAVRVKAENKGRGLERGRRLGQGELPLGSLLLL; from the coding sequence ATGTGGTGCCTGGAGCGACTCCGCTGGAGTCCCGAGCGTCTCCTGAGGAGCGGAGATGGATTTTTCCCTGGCCGGGCTCGCCTGGGCAGGCCCCGCGCGCCCGCTGCGTTCACGAACGTGCTCACCCCTGATCGCATCCCTGAGTTCTGCATCCCGCCGAGACTCGAACCCAGCCTGGCCTTGGCCGCGCTCCGAAATTCTTGGAGCGAGGAGGCAGGGACTGATGAGAGCGCCGGCCGCACAGACTGGGACCCGCGCTCGCAGGCCGCACTCTCACTGCCGCACCTGCGCCGCGCCCGCACCGCCTACGGCTTCTGCGCCCTGCTCGAGAGCCCGCACATCCGCCGCAAGGAGTCGCTCTTCCTCGGCAGCCGTGGTGCGGCGGCGCTCCGCCGCCGGGCTCACACCTACGGCGGCGGCGGtcgaggagggggaggaggagacggCGCGCTCCAGCCCCAGCGCTGCCCGCGAGCGCTGAGCGCGGCGCTCGCCACCAGCCCCGCAGCCCCCGGCGGCCACCACCCGCCCCAGGAGGCGCTCGCCCCGCGGCTCCGCGGCCGCTGCCTCCTGCGTGCCCCCCACGGGCTGCTGAGCCGCGCGCTGCGGGTCCGAGGGAGCCCCGGCCTGGACCGCGCCCGCTCCGTTTCCAGCGGGGACGAGGACGAGGAGCGCGGCGCCGACCCCGGGGCCCCGGCCCCCGCGTCCCCGTCGCCGCCCCCGGGCCCGCGGCCCGAGCGCCTAGAGGCCGAGGGCACCGTGGCTCTGGGACGCGCCGGCTGCGCGCTGCGCCTGGCCGCCGAGTACTGTCCGGGCAGCGGGCGCCTCCGCGTCCGGTTGCTCCGCGCCGAGGGCCCGGCCGGGGGCGGCCCCGAGCCCCGCGCCGTCTGCTGCCGCGTCAGCCTGGTCCTGCAGGCGCCGGGCTCCGCGCGCAAGCCGCGCCGCGCCGTGCTGGGCCGCAGCCGCAAGGGCGCCCTGGACCAGGACTTCTGCTTCGACGGCCTCACGGAGGAGCAGGTGCGCCGCCTGGCCGTGCGGGTCAAGGCCGAGAACAAGGGCCGCGGCCTGGAGCGGGGCCGCCGGCTGGGCCAGGGCGAGCTGCCGCTGGGCTCGCTGCTGCTGCTCTGA